TCTCGGGAATTCCGAGCCCACATTGCGCGAGCGATCCTGGATGCGTAGATCCTCAACCTCGTGGGAATCCCGGTCATCCCAACGATGCAGCGAATCGGACGGCTTCTTCGATTCTGGTTCACCTTCGACTCGCCGGTGTCGCGCGGCCAATACGTGCGACACGGGCTGGTGTTGATGCTCGTCAAGTACGTCGTCGACGCGGCGCTGATCTGGCTCGTCGCGCACGTGATGTGGACACCGCTGGATTACTTAACGACGGGCGCGATGTTTCAGCGGTCCACGCTCGCGGTTGCACCGAAGCCACTGCTCTCATTGCTCGCGATCTGGACGCTGCCGTTTCTCTGGATCGGCCTAACGATGAGCATTCGCCGTGCGCTCGATGCTGGCCATTCCGCCTGGCTCGCTTTTCTGTTTTTCATTCCGGTCGCGAACTACGCGCTGATGGCGTTCCTGAGTGCAAGGCCGAGGAACCATTCACGCGATATGGAGCGCATCACTCGGCCGGGCCAGTCGCGGCTTCCGACCGCGCTACTATCGATCGCGATCGGTATCGGTCTCGATATCGGCCTGATGCTCCTCAGCGTTTACGGGCTTCGCGAGTATGGCATTTCGCAGTTTCTCGGCACGCCCTTCGCCGTTTGTGCGGTGAGTGCCTACGTCTTCAACCGTCGTTATACGGCGACCAATGGTGAAACAATCGAGCTCGTGCTGCTCATACTCGCGGCGGCGGCCGGCGTGATGTTCACCTTTGGATTCGAGGGCGCCATCTGCCTGCTGATGGCGTCGCCGCTCGCGATCGGGATCGGATTGCTGGGCGGTACCGTCGGGCGCGCAATCGCACGGCACGACTCCGGGCGTCCGACGCACGCGTTGCTGGCGCTGATCTTGTTCCCGGCGGCGCACCCACTGCTCGAGCCGGGCGGCCCCGCGATACTGCACGAGGTGCGCTCGGCGATCGAGATCGACGCGCCACCGGAGATCGTCTGGTCGCGCGTGATTGCTTTTCCTGAGCTGCCGGAGCCATCTGCGCTCGTTAGGCACATGGGAATTGCGTATCCTCAACGGGCGCACATCGACGGCGCCGGGGTCGGCGCGACGCGCTACTGCGAGTTCTCGACCGGCGCCTTTGTCGAACCGATCACTGTTTGGGATCCGGGGCGGCGCCTCTCCTTCGACGTCGCGCGACAACCGCCGCCGCTTCGCGAGTGGAGTCCATACGCCAACGTGCTACCGCCACACCTCGACGGCTTCTTCCGCGCTCGGCGCGGCGAGTTCCGGTTCGTTCGCCTAACGGGTAACCGGACGCGCCTCGAGGGAAGTACCTGGTACGAGCTGCGCATCTATCCCGAAGCGTACTGGTCGATCTTCGCCGACGTGATCGTGGGGCAGATTCATCGGCGAGTTCTGGAGCATATCCAAGGGCTAGGGGCCAGGAACTAATGGCTCCGGGCTCGCGCGCTCACAACTGTCCCACCTGTGCGCCCCATTGCTCGATCTGAGCGCAATAGCTTGCGTCGTCATAGCGTGACGGTAGGAACCATTTCGCGTAGTCGGGCAGCTTGGCACCAGTGAGATGTGCGGCGAGGAGATCGGCGCCCGCGTGCGAAGCCATGATCCCGAACCCCGAGAGCGCGCCCAACACGTACATGCCCTCGACGGCGAGTGGGCCAACGAGTGGACGATTCTCGCGGCTCTTACAGTAGAATCCGCCGTCGACGAGGCCTTGCGCGGCCATACCGAAGTAGGCCGACATGCCAGGCATCATTCGCGCGCTACCTCGGAGCGTAGCCTCGCCGTAGGTGGGATCGAACCGAGGCGGCCAGGTATACGAACGCGGCTCGATGTCGTACGTCCAGATGAAGTAAACCTCATCGCCATGCGGACCGTCGATGGGCCGAATGTGCACGCCACCGGGAAAGGGCGAGAGCAACCGGAGCGCGTTCTCGGTACGCATGATCGTAATGCGCTCGGCAGCCGTCCACGGCAGAACGACGGGATCGTTCCAGATCAGAAAGGGAAGACTGCGCGCGACGACGCCGCGCGTGTCGCGGAAAGTGAGCTTCGCGTGCAGCTCGTGAAAGAGCGGCAGCTCGAGATCGAGCAAGCGGAGGAGATCCGGCAGTCCGGGGCCCGCGGCGATCGCGACGCGATTCGTTGCGAGGGTTGCGCCAGACGCGAGCCGGACACCGCGCACGCGGCCGCCCTCGGTCGCGAAGCTAGTCACGCGATCGCGCACGAAGGTGACACCGGCAACCGCCGCGCGCTTGAGCATCCAGTCGCCTAACGCGATGGCATTCATCCATCCCGCGCGGCGCACATGGAGCGCCGTCTTCACGTTCGGGGCGAGACCGGGGAAAGCACGACGGGCGGCGTCACGAGGAAGGAGGTCGGCGCCAGTTGGCTGCGTGGTGTACCCCTCGGCTGGCGCGGGCTGATAGTCCGCGGCCTTCCCGATGTGTTCCCGCAATTCGCCCATGCCGAACGCGGAGACCAATCGCGCCGTCGCGCGCAGTCGGTCGGCGCCTTCGTCTTCCGCGGTGACGAAGACATAACCGCGCCGATTCAGTCGATACGCGTTCGCGCTCTCCTCGGCGATCTCTTCGAGGATATCGATGCTGCGCGTCATGTATTGCAGCATTGTCGAATCGGGGCCTGGCCACCAGTTGCGATAGGCCTGCGTGCCCTTGTCGCTCGTGAGCGTCAGCGGCTCGCGCTCGTCGATGAGAACGACTCGGCGGACGCCGTGTCGAACCGCGAGATGATACGCGGCGGCGATGCCGGCGATGCCGGCACCGACGATGACCACTTCGGCGCTTTCAGGCATTTGTACGTTTCGCCGGTTTGCGCCGCGATGCTTGAAAGATGGCGATCCACTTCTCGGCGGACACGCTCGCGATCAGCTCACCGATCACATCGAGCGGGAGGTCGTCGGCCGCGCGAAAGTGGACGCACGATTTTCCCATGTCGAGCTTCCTGCCTGACTCCGCGAATGCGGCACGCAGCCGCCGTTGGTGATCCTTATCGGCGTACACCGACATGAGATAGAGCGAGTTGTAATTCTTCTGCGCCGCAAGCGCGACATACCAGAGTGCCTGCTTGTTCGGCATTGCGAAATGAGCCGTGGGAACGCCGTACACGAGCATGCCGGCTCCGATCGATTCCTCGTACCCGTTAGGCAGGTTCTGCAGGATCACTGCACGCACCGTCGCGAGCGCGGTGCGTCGATCGGCGGGCTGCTGCGCAAGGTACTCCTCGGGAGTCGTCGCGGTTGAGCGCATGGGCGGATGGTGGTTGGAGTTCAGTCTGGCATGGTCGGCGCCTGGCGTGCTCGGCGCCGTCGATGCCGATGCTCCCAGAGGAAGCCAAGCGTCCAGCCTATGGCGAATCCGACGAGCGCACCAACGGCGGCTGCCTTGACAACGACCCACATGAACGCGAGCAGGCCGTGCGCCGGATCGAGACGCCTAACGCCGCGGACGATGAGCAGCCAGTACCGCGCGCCACGCATGAACGCCGCGAGGATTCCGGCGCCGATCGTGAAACCCGCCGTGAAATCGTCGCGGCGGCCGCGATAGTACGACTCTGGGCGCCGTGGACGCGATGAGAAGAGTGCCATCGAAAGGACCGCATGGGGCCGCTCGGTCGGACCACAAAATGCACAGGTCGGTCGCGAATGCCACATGAAGGAGAAAACGATGTCCACGAACGAGCGGGCGGAAGGGGATTATTCGCTGACGGAGCCCGAAAGCGGGCCAGCGGGTGAAGGCTCGCGTCCACACGTCAAACGCGACGCCGAGACGGTCGGCGAGAGCGCCGGCGGATTCCTGGGCGCAACCGGTGGAATGGCGGTCGGCGCAATCGGTGGCCCGGTCGGTCTCGTGGTCGGTGGAATAGCGGGCGCCGTCGGTGGATGGTGGGCCGGTCGCCGTATCCTGGACGCCATGACCAAGGACGACGACGATGCGTTTCGTCGCCACTTTAACCAGGTAGGCCCAGCCGATCAACGCTACGACGACGTTCGCGCGGCGTACGCAGCCGGCCATCTCGCGGGACGAAATCCGGATTACGACGGCCGCTCGTTCGAGGAGGTCGAATCGGATCTGCGGTGCGGGTGGGGGACGGAGATCGTGCGCCACTGCGGCGAGTGGCCGGGCGTGCGCCGCTACGCGCAGGCGGCCTTCGATCGCGCGCGCAATGGTCCGCCGTCAGAGGTCGACGCCGACTGAGCGCGCGCTGAATTCCCAGAGGCGACTTCGCGCCGCGGCGTCGCGCGCCCGGCGCGGTGCCCGGATATAGCGGCCGCCTAACGTGAAACAGACCGGGGTGTCGGTCGGCGTGGATGCCGTGGTCGCGACGACGACTCGCTCGGCAGCCTCATTCGGTGACAGAAACAGCCCACGCCACAGTGGGCGGAGCCAACGCGCGCGCCACCACCAGCGTTCGCGCATCAGATCGGTCATCACAAGCCCAGGGTAAACGCAGACCGCCGAGACGCCAGTGTTCTCGAGCCGCTCCGCCAGCGACGCCGTGAACATGATGTTCGCGAGCTTCGATTGCAGATATGCGCGCGTGCCGTTGTAGTGGTGCTCGCTCTGAAGGTCGTCGAAGTCGATCTTGCCCCAACGCGCAAGCGACGACGAGATTGTGACCACTCGCGAAGGTGATCCCGCTCGCAGGCTCGGCAGCAGCAGATGCGTGAGCAGGAATGGAGCAAGATGGTTCACGGTGAGCGTCGCCTCGAGTCCGTCGCCGCTCAGCGTTCGGCGCAAATGCTGCACGCCGGCATTGTTGACGAGGAGCTGAATGCGCGGAAAGCGTGCGTTGATCTCCTCCGCCGCGGAGCGAATCGACGCGAAAGATGCGAGATCGCACGCGATCGTACTGTGGGCATCGCGGCCGACTGTGACCACAGTCGCGCCACGCCGCGCGAGCTCGGCGGCTGTTGCCTGGCCGATGCCGCGGCTCGCGCCCGTTACGAGGCACACATAGCTTGACGACGTCGCCGCGCGCGTCATACGCGTGAGAAACGCTCAATCATCGCGGAGAATTTAAGTGTCGAGTCTCGTTCGTCCGCTGGCGATCGCACTGTTACTCGGTAACGCGTTACTGGGCGTTGGGGCGGTGATGCATCCGATGCTTTCGGGTGATGCCGCAGCGCAGCTTGGTACGATCTCGGAAACGCCGCACTGGCGCGCCCTGCATCTGGCAATGCTCGCCGGATCGGGCCTCGTCATCGCCGGCGTGTGGGTTCGCCTGGTGACCGATGGTGCGACGTCGCCAGCGCTCGTTGCGGCGCTCGCTTTGATCACGGTTGGTGTTGCGATCAATGCGCTCGACGTTGCCTTCATGGCCGGTTCCGGAACACACATGGCCGCGCTATTCGCGAGCGGTCAGACTGAGATGCAGAGCGTGTTCGAGGGGACGCATCCGATCGGCTTGATGGCGGCGCGGTTCGGAAACTTCATCGTCGCGCTCGGCGCGCTCGTCTTGGGGGCGATCGAGTCCCGCGACGCGACGCGTCCCCAGTGGCTGGCGTGGCTGGCCTGGCTCGCGGCGGCGGGTGGTCTCGTCGGCGTTTTCTTCTTCGACGAGGCAAGCCGGCTCGCGCTCGCGGCGGTCGCGCTGCTCTCCGGGTGGGAGGTCGCGACGGCGGTGCGAGCGCTCCGGCCGGCGCCGGAGCGTGTGACTCGTTAGGCGTCGAGGTTGGCTTTGAATTTCTTCGCCGCGAAGATGCCAACGGCGGTACCGACCATGCTGAGGACGAACGCCGTGCCAGTGCCGACGACAGCGCCGGCGTACCAGCCGATCGTCCCGCCAATGAATGCGCCAAGGGAGTTGAGCATCACTATCAAGACGCTCGGAATTGCGGGGCGTTACAGCCGAGCGCGAGCTCGCAGCTGAGTCAGTCGTCGGTGCGGCACGCTTCGTTGCAGACGACGACACCCGCACAGCGCTGCTGGAAGTACTCGGCCGGGTGATCGCCGCGACCGAGGAGCTCGTGAAGCATCTCGTGCCTAACGGTCATCCCGTCTTCCACCTTCTCGCCGGCGAGAATGATCCAATGCACGCCATTCCACCAATAGCCGTCGTACTGGACGTTGTCGTAGACGAACGACGTCTGGTTCGGTACCAGGAACCAGGTGACGCGAGACATATTGCCCTGAAGTCCCGCGCATTGCTCCGTGGCCTTCCACCAGTCCGGGTATGTCGCGAGCGGCGTGAGCGACTCGGCGCCGGCGGGGAGGTCTGGCGGCGAGGGCGCGAGCAGGAGGTCGCGACAGCCGGCGGCGATCGCGAAGGTGGCCCCAAGCGCCACGGAGGAGCGAGTTATCAATCCGCGGAATTCCATCTCGAGCACGACGAGGACGGTCGCCACAATAATGCCGGAGCTCGCTGTTGGCCAGCATCAATCGATCGCGCCCCTTGTCAGTTTGCAGTGCCCCGCGTATTCTTGCCATCACGGCCATCGTTCACGATGGACGGACAATCGAAAATCGTGGTGATTTGCCGCCTATTGCCGCCACGTAAAACAACGAGCTAAAACGCGAGAGCCCGGGCGGCGTTTTCAGCTGCCTGGGCTTCGTCGTTGATCCGACACCGCTGTCCGCCGTCTCGCGGACGCCAGTCTCACGTCGACGTCATCGATCCGCCAGGTGGCATCTGCTCTGAGCTTCGCTCATCGCGGATGGAGTCTCATCTGGAGTCGCGCGCGCTGCCGCGCGCGCTCCAACTCCTCCCTGGTCGGCCGGTGTGCGGAAACTGTAACAGTCCTCCGAACACGGTCACCTCTGGTGAGGAAACCGGGTTTGTTTCGTGTCTCGTAATCACGAATGTCGAGGACCACATGACCACGCCGTCGCTATCTGAAAAGCCGCTCGCGATCTATCACGAGCATCCGGATTGGTTCAAGCCACTCTTCGCCGAGCTCGAACGACGCGGCATTCCGTACGAACGTCTCGACGCCGCTTCGCACAGCTTCGACCCGTCGGAGACTCTCGAGGATATTCCGTTTTCACTCGTCTTCAACCGCGCGAGCCCCTCGGCATATCTCCGCGGACACGCGCAAAGCACTTTCTACACGCTGCACTGGCTGCGGCATCTCGAGCGACTCGGCATTCCAACGGTCAATGGAAGCGCCGTGTACGCGCTCGAGTTGTCGAAGGCGTCGCAGCTCGATCTGCTTCACTCGCTCGGTCTGCCGTATCCACGCGCGCGCGCCATCAACAGTCCGGACGTCGCTGTCGACGCCGTCCGTGAGGCGAAGCTGCGCTACCCGGTGCTCGTGAAAGCGAATATCGGCGGCTCTGGTGCGGGGATCACGCGATACGACAACGAGGAAGTGCTCGAGCAAGCCGTCGCGCTGGGCCAGGTGAACCTTGGCGTCGACGGGACGGCGCTCGTTCAGGAGGCAGCGCCACTCCGCGACGGGCACATCACGCGTGTCGAGACACTCGACGGTGAGTATCTCTATGCGATCAATGTGTATCCGGCGCAGGGCTCGTTCGATCTCTGCCCCGCTGACGCATGCCAGCGAACGGACGGCGTCGAGCTCGTGCGCGGTGCGTGTGCAGTGGACGCGCCGAAAACGGGTCTCCGCGTCGAGGGCACGACGCCGCCGCGCGCGATCATCGAGCAGGTCGAGCGGATCTCGCGCGCCGCGCACCTCGACGTCGGTGGCATCGAGTTCCTCGTCGACGATCGCGACGGAAAACACTACTTCTATGACGTCAACGCGCTCTCCAACTTCGTCGCCGATGCCACGAACGTGATCGGGTTCGATCCGTTCGTCAGACTGGTCGACTATCTCGAGCAGCGGGCGGAGAGCGGCAGGCAGAGCGTGAAGGAGTTACCCGCGGCTCGCAACCCTCTGCACTCTGCCCAATATGCGGAGGTTGGGCCATGAAGTACGGCTACTGGCTTCCCGTCTTTGGCGGCTGGTTGCGCAACGTCGAGGACGAGCGGATGCAGGCGTCGTGGGACTACGTGAAGCGGCTCGCGCGGCGAAGCGAGGACATCGGCTACGACATCACGCTCGTCGCCGAGCTGTTGCTGAACGACATCAAGGGGATCGAGGCGCCATCGCTCGACGCGTGGTCGACGGCGGCGGCGCTGGCAGCGGTAACGGATCGACTCGAGTTGATGGTGGCGGTTCGGCCATCCTTTCATCCGCCAGCGATCCTCGCGAAACAGGCGGCGAACATCGATCGCATCTCGAATGGCCGGCTCGCGCTGAATGTCGTCTCGGCGTGGTGGAAGGACGAAGCACGCCGCTACGGCGCAGCATTCGACGACCACGATGATCGTTACGCGCGAACGAGCGAATGGCTCGATGTCGTGGACGGCGCCTGGAAGCAGCCGACGCTCAGTTA
This genomic interval from Gemmatimonadaceae bacterium contains the following:
- a CDS encoding SRPBCC family protein yields the protein MQRIGRLLRFWFTFDSPVSRGQYVRHGLVLMLVKYVVDAALIWLVAHVMWTPLDYLTTGAMFQRSTLAVAPKPLLSLLAIWTLPFLWIGLTMSIRRALDAGHSAWLAFLFFIPVANYALMAFLSARPRNHSRDMERITRPGQSRLPTALLSIAIGIGLDIGLMLLSVYGLREYGISQFLGTPFAVCAVSAYVFNRRYTATNGETIELVLLILAAAAGVMFTFGFEGAICLLMASPLAIGIGLLGGTVGRAIARHDSGRPTHALLALILFPAAHPLLEPGGPAILHEVRSAIEIDAPPEIVWSRVIAFPELPEPSALVRHMGIAYPQRAHIDGAGVGATRYCEFSTGAFVEPITVWDPGRRLSFDVARQPPPLREWSPYANVLPPHLDGFFRARRGEFRFVRLTGNRTRLEGSTWYELRIYPEAYWSIFADVIVGQIHRRVLEHIQGLGARN
- a CDS encoding FAD-dependent oxidoreductase encodes the protein MPESAEVVIVGAGIAGIAAAYHLAVRHGVRRVVLIDEREPLTLTSDKGTQAYRNWWPGPDSTMLQYMTRSIDILEEIAEESANAYRLNRRGYVFVTAEDEGADRLRATARLVSAFGMGELREHIGKAADYQPAPAEGYTTQPTGADLLPRDAARRAFPGLAPNVKTALHVRRAGWMNAIALGDWMLKRAAVAGVTFVRDRVTSFATEGGRVRGVRLASGATLATNRVAIAAGPGLPDLLRLLDLELPLFHELHAKLTFRDTRGVVARSLPFLIWNDPVVLPWTAAERITIMRTENALRLLSPFPGGVHIRPIDGPHGDEVYFIWTYDIEPRSYTWPPRFDPTYGEATLRGSARMMPGMSAYFGMAAQGLVDGGFYCKSRENRPLVGPLAVEGMYVLGALSGFGIMASHAGADLLAAHLTGAKLPDYAKWFLPSRYDDASYCAQIEQWGAQVGQL
- a CDS encoding DUF1801 domain-containing protein; protein product: MRSTATTPEEYLAQQPADRRTALATVRAVILQNLPNGYEESIGAGMLVYGVPTAHFAMPNKQALWYVALAAQKNYNSLYLMSVYADKDHQRRLRAAFAESGRKLDMGKSCVHFRAADDLPLDVIGELIASVSAEKWIAIFQASRRKPAKRTNA
- a CDS encoding SDR family NAD(P)-dependent oxidoreductase codes for the protein MTRAATSSSYVCLVTGASRGIGQATAAELARRGATVVTVGRDAHSTIACDLASFASIRSAAEEINARFPRIQLLVNNAGVQHLRRTLSGDGLEATLTVNHLAPFLLTHLLLPSLRAGSPSRVVTISSSLARWGKIDFDDLQSEHHYNGTRAYLQSKLANIMFTASLAERLENTGVSAVCVYPGLVMTDLMRERWWWRARWLRPLWRGLFLSPNEAAERVVVATTASTPTDTPVCFTLGGRYIRAPRRARDAAARSRLWEFSARSVGVDL